The proteins below are encoded in one region of Nitrospira sp. SG-bin1:
- a CDS encoding multidrug transporter — translation MADEVTQTEGPRKRRPFRKALWLFVAGVGVLILMNLFYPDLDLSSEDRIALIRVEGVILDSQTTVGELKRFSENPSIKAIVLRIDSPGGGVVPSQEIYDAVKRVRSKNNKAVIASMGSVAASGGYYIAAATDRIVANPGTLTGSIGVIMETANVEGLLQKIGVEGIVIKSGKYKDVGSPLRKMSGEERALLQAVMDDVHKQFIEAVAEGRSLELRTAQALADGRIFTGRQAKEAKLIDELGDLEDAIQLAAEVAGIEGEPKVVEPRRRFSIREILDSKLSMMFPKLNMQPGVSLKYLMAF, via the coding sequence ATGGCGGATGAAGTGACACAGACGGAAGGCCCGCGAAAGCGCCGTCCGTTCCGCAAGGCTTTGTGGCTTTTTGTGGCGGGGGTAGGAGTGTTGATTCTGATGAATCTCTTCTACCCCGACCTCGACTTGTCCAGTGAGGACCGCATTGCCTTGATTCGAGTTGAAGGCGTCATTCTTGATTCGCAAACAACGGTCGGAGAGTTGAAGCGATTCAGCGAAAATCCCTCGATCAAAGCCATCGTGCTACGGATCGATAGTCCCGGGGGCGGCGTCGTGCCGTCGCAAGAGATTTACGACGCGGTCAAGCGGGTCCGGAGCAAGAACAATAAGGCGGTGATCGCATCCATGGGAAGCGTCGCTGCTTCCGGAGGGTATTATATCGCTGCCGCAACGGACCGTATCGTGGCCAATCCCGGAACACTGACGGGCAGCATCGGAGTCATCATGGAAACGGCCAATGTGGAAGGGTTACTCCAGAAAATCGGTGTGGAAGGGATCGTCATCAAGAGCGGAAAGTATAAGGATGTGGGGTCTCCGCTCCGGAAGATGAGCGGAGAAGAAAGGGCGTTGCTCCAGGCCGTGATGGATGACGTTCACAAGCAGTTTATCGAAGCGGTGGCGGAAGGCCGTTCACTCGAACTTCGGACCGCCCAAGCCCTCGCCGACGGTCGAATCTTTACTGGACGCCAGGCCAAGGAAGCAAAACTGATCGATGAACTCGGTGACTTGGAAGATGCCATTCAACTGGCTGCCGAGGTGGCCGGGATCGAAGGAGAACCGAAGGTCGTCGAGCCACGCCGCCGCTTTTCCATTCGCGAAATCCTGGACTCGAAACTCAGCATGATGTTTCCGAAATTGAATATGCAACCGGGTGTGAGCTTGAAGTACCTGATGGCCTTCTAG